In Antechinus flavipes isolate AdamAnt ecotype Samford, QLD, Australia chromosome 3, AdamAnt_v2, whole genome shotgun sequence, a genomic segment contains:
- the LOC127557078 gene encoding sodium-dependent phosphate transport protein 2B-like encodes MAPLPKLTEETTIQQSPVSEKDKGSSSNDLSLGNKIELVPTHSTIALVEEPVVQDPWDMPNLKDSEIKWSERDTKGKIIAVFRGLGKIILILVFLYFFICSLDILSSAFQLVGGKMAGEIFRDGSILNNPMTGLMIGILVTAMVQSSSTVTSIIVSLVSSSLMTVKIAIPIVMGANIGTTITNTLVALMQAADRDEFRRAFAGGTVHDFFNWLSVLVLLPLEIMTGYLYHLTNAIVKTFNIKSGEDAPDLLKVITDPFTKLIVQMDKKIIAEIATGNDATQNKSLIKTWCQTFENQTLSNVTVPSPENCTSPSFCWTNGNTTWTLMNITYKQNIAKCKHVFVDVNLSDETIGFILLTLSLLLLATCLVLMIKVLNSMLKGQIAAAIKKSIDTDFPSPFAWLTGYFAIFVGTGMTILVQSSSVFTSAITPLVGIGVISLERAYPLTLGSNIGTTTTAIMAALASPGSTLHNSLQIALCHFFFNVSGILLWYPIPFMRLPIYLARNLGNISATYRWFSVFYIILFFFLLPLAVFGLSLAGTSVLMGVGIPILVFVFVVLFMNLLQARCPRILPNKLRTWDFLPLYMHSFQPWDKAVSLMISFCQLRGCCRCSKCCDLPEEEKKVKKVRIKVPEVYDNTVVIMEVTQPVSKTQEAQHVKNVTAF; translated from the coding sequence ATGGCTCCCTTGCCTAAGCTCACTGAAGAGACTACCATCCAACAATCCCCTGTATctgaaaaagataaaggaagctCCAGCAATGATCTTTCTCTTGGAAACAAGATAGAACTTGTGCCAACTCACTCTACTATTGCCCTGGTTGAAGAGCCAGTGGTACAAGACCCATGGGACATGCCTAACTTGAAGGATTCTGAGATCAAATGGTCAGAGAGAGACACCAAAGGGAAAATAATTGCTGTCTTCAGAGGGCTTGGAAAAATAATCCTCATCCTGGTATTTCTCTACTTCTTTATATGTTCCTTGGACATTCTCAGCAGCGCTTTCCAGCTGGTTGGAGGAAAAATGGCTGGGGAGATTTTCCGTGATGGTTCCATATTGAACAATCCCATGACTGGCTTGATGATTGGCATACTGGTGACGGCCATGGTGCAGAGTTCCAGCACAGTCACGTCTATCATTGTCAGCCTGGTGTCCTCTTCCTTGATGACAGTAAAGATAGCAATTCCCATTGTCATGGGAGCCAATATTGGGACTACAATCACCAATACTCTCGTGGCCCTCATGCAGGCTGCAGACAGGGATGAATTTCGAAGGGCTTTTGCAGGAGGGACCGTCCACGATTTCTTTAACTGGTTGTCAGTGCTGGTGCTACTGCCCTTGGAGATTATGACTGGCTACCTCTACCACCTCACCAATGCCATCGTGAAAACCTTTAATATCAAGAGTGGGGAAGATGCCCCTGATCTCCTGAAAGTCATCACAGATCCCTTCACAAAACTCATTGTCCAGATGGATAAAAAAATCATAGCTGAAATTGCTACAGGAAATGACGCAACCCAAAACAAGAGCCTGATAAAGACTTGGTGTCAAACATTTGAAAATCAAACTTTAAGCAACGTCACCGTTCCCTCACCAGAAAATTGTACCTCTCCCAGCTTCTGCTGGACCAATGGGAACACGACCTGGACCCTCATGAACATAACATATAAACAGAACATTGCAAAGTGCAAACACGTATTTGTGGATGTCAATCTTTCTGATGAGACCATTGGATTCATTCTTCTGACGCTCTCCTTGCTGCTCTTAGCCACTTGTTTGGTCCTGATGATCAAGGTGCTGAACTCTATGCTCAAGGGGCAAATTGCTGCAGCAATTAAGAAGAGTATCGATACagatttcccctccccctttgccTGGCTGACAGGCTACTTCGCCATTTTTGTTGGAACTGGGATGACCATTCTTGTGCAGAGCAGCTCTGTGTTCACGTCTGCCATCACTCCTCTAGTTGGCATCGGAGTGATCAGCCTGGAGAGAGCGTACCCCCTGACCCTGGGCTCCAACATCGGCACCACCACCACGGCCATCATGGCTGCGCTGGCCAGCCCTGGAAGCACTTTACACAATTCACTCCAGATTGCCCTGTGCCATTTCTTCTTCAATGTCTCTGGGATCCTTCTGTGGTACCCAATCCCATTCATGCGCCTGCCGATCTATCTTGCCAGGAACCTGGGGAATATCTCGGCCACCTACCGTTGGTTTTCCGTCTTCTACAtaatattgttctttttcttgcttccaCTGGCCGTGTTTGGCCTCTCCCTGGCAGGGACATCTGTCTTGATGGGTGTAGGGATACCCATCCTAGTGTTTGTGTTTGTGGTCCTGTTCATGAATTTGCTCCAAGCTCGCTGCCCTCGAATCCTCCCAAACAAGCTTCGAACCTGGGACTTCCTGCCCCTGTACATGCACTCCTTTCAGCCCTGGGATAAGGCAGTGTCTCTCATGATCAGCTTCTGCCAGCTCCGTGGGTGCTGCCGCTGCAGTAAGTGCTGTGACCTGccggaagaggagaaaaaggtcAAGAAAGTCCGCATCAAGGTTCCTGAGGTCTATGACAACACGGTAGTCATAATGGAGGTGACCCAGCCCGTGTCCAAGACGCAGGAGGCCCAACACGTGAAGAACGTCACAGCTTTCTAA